gttcacttgtagtcatagttacagtgacgccatgctgctattccacaatgatacagaaatctttaacagacTATAATCCGCAcgattgccaaaatctaatcaggtggtccttgtgtcacttctgacctttcctgaaaatttcatccaaatctgttcgtccgttgttgagtaatgttgctaagagacagacagaccaaccaacgccaatcgtcacaaTCACCaagttccttggcggagtaattaatgcacatgagacacaaagaaaaaaaaaggcaagttCATTTGTAAGTCACCATTCTACATACAGTCAGgggacaaatttaaaaaaaaaaaaacaacataaatgtgtcTTGATCAGGTGGTTGGGTCGCCATGTGCCaaaacattttccttcatttgttgttttaataatTTCTGATCAAGAGCGCTGTCTAACACATCAGTCTAAAATCTCCCATAGATGTTCAACAGGGTTGAGATGTGGTGACTGCAAAGACCTTAGCATATgattaacattatttttcataCCTATCAAACCATTCAGAGGCCCCTCGTGGTCTATCAATAGGGGTTTTGTCATCCTGGTTAgaaatattttatcaaattaAAGAGGTGATCACTCCGAACAACTTAGCATTGATTTGTGGTGACCCTTTCCTCTAAGGGGACAAGCAGATCCAAACCACTCCAGCAAGATGCCCCTCCACACCAAAACAGGGCCACCAGTTCCCCTCACCCCTGACTGTAGGGGTCAACAGTTCAAGTCTTTCCTTTAACTCATTACCCGTCTCAACATTTCGGTCAAGCACTCAAACTGAACAAGCGTGCCAAGCAAGCAAGCCAAACTCTCAAGTCAAGTAGCTCTTACTAGAGTTAGTATGATCACTGTGGAGGAGCAGCCTGGCCTCATGTGAGAGTTTGGAAAGTACTGTCTATATATAGGTGGGCGTACCTCCAAGCACATTGTCAACTCTGATGCCAAAGTCTCTCAAAGGGGGGCTCTCCCATATATAGGAGAGGTTCAGGCTGAGAGGTGCCAGGCAGTGGTGAGAACATTAAGGGGTCTTTGATTGGCTGTTGCATACTTGAATTATCTCCCAGTAGAAAAGGGGGTCAGATTAATGTGAGGAGTACAGCTCTGGCTGTTACATATTGTAGTTTAGGGGGTCATGTCGTTGGTGAAGCAGTGAGTGGAGTCTCGAAGATCCAAACCTTCCAGGAACCATAATGTGGATGTCAGGAATAGCACATGTGATCTAAAGATCCGTTTTCATAGTTGGCATTAATGTGAGTCATTCATCCAGAACACATGCTTAGCAAGTACTAATAAGATACCGGTGCTTGCTTTAGTTTCACACACACTATCGTAGAAGCAGATTCTAAGAAAGGTCAATGCTCATCTGTGTCCATCCTCTTGAAAACCTCTAAAATCGAAGTAAACACCAGCAGGGAACTGGAAGCAGTTAAAATAAGTGTGTCTTAAGGTTCCAGTTGGCACTAGAAGGCCAGAAAGGCTGCCTTTTGTATGACTGCAAAACCCACTGAGTGTAGGTCTAGTTCAGAGAGGAAATGCATAGTTTGTACAATCTCTAACGACATTTGAAGGGATACAACAATGGTGGATAAACCTTACAGATGTGAGTGAATGCAAATCTGAGCTGGGTTCATGACCCTGCTGCTGGTTTATACTAGAACCCGAGTAATATATTAGTAggaaatacacagaaacaccCTTATCAGCATACAGTGCTAATTATCCATGTCCCTTTGAAGTTTTTATCCATTACCGTTTTCCAACTTTCAATAATAGTCTATTTAATTTGGCctagaaattaaaaacattaaataaaaaataataatagtcatctgatttctacaaagtaatgtcaataaGTGACTGCATAAGTGTTTAatatgactcataattcaataCACATACAGCCAACTGGGCTGGAAGTCACATAGctaaatggagatcatctgagtgcaatGAACCCGTTTCATGTAATATAATCACACTGGTATCTGGAAGGTCCGGTCACTGGTGAGTCAGTACTCCTGgctataactacaccatgaagactaaagaacattCCAAGTTTCTCTATAAGAAGGTTACTGAAAAGCATACATCAGGGGATGGATATAATAAATTTCCAAATCACTGAATACCTCTTgcagtacagttaaatccatcaacAAACATAGAAGGAATACAGCACTGGCAAAAGAATgacattcaaaggaatatttcatAAAATAGAATTTTGGAAATTTTATAGTAGCACAAAAATTGTGATCTTGTACTTTCAGCTAGCAGCATTGCTCTGAATAAATTCCTCCacagctaaaaaacaaacaaacaactaatcagtGTGGGAGAATAAAAGCACTAAACTAAGTTCAGGTGAAGCTGGGCTCCATGCAATTTAACCCAGACTCGTTTGTCTCTAAGGCAATCGATAGAGAAAAGGTGTTCTGTGTAAAAGACCAAGTGCAAGAAAGaaactagtgagggaggccaccaagacatctaTGACTCTTAGTTCTACACTATATGCAAACTCAATATGTGCAGATGTGAcaaagtttgttgttgttgttgttgttgtacagAAGATaatgtttgagaaaaaaaaatacaggtaaAAAAAGCTTGGGGTAACTTTAAAATCGCTCCGATAAAGCTGTTCAATCCCAACTCCATTGTTTACAACTCTCAGGACTGTCtacagcacatgtagcagagtatgtaTCACAGCTGAACAGATGGCGGTGTGGAGTCAATCCAGACTACTAGTATGTCTGAATTTATTAAAAGCAGTGGctaattattttctgtcttgatACTGATTTTACAGAATCACAGTAGCTTGACTCTCAATTCAATGATCAATGTTGTTTCATAAAGACAATCATAAAATGAGGACACATTTtgagcacaataaaacaaaaattaggAAAGACGCTCAAAGTCTTACCATTGTAATTCATTTCCAAGATGATCAGATGCATCTTCTGGAAGAACTTTGTACATGTCATCTTCTTCCAATTTCCTCTTGTACCCAATACTGAACAAGGGATTCAGCCAACTAAAGATGAAAAATACATAATAGTTACTGAAATAAGTAAACTTTGTACAGGTATGAGTAAATAAAGCACACTTATTTAAGTAAATATGTTATGCTTTTGTATAGAATAGTCATTATTTTACTCCATGATACTTTTATACTTCATCACATTTATCATTTTACCAGTTGTCATGAATACTTTGTACATTACAACATTAATAATAGAATAATATAACAAACATGAAGTCAAAAATGCAATCCTTTCTTTAACTATAAATATTTGTTTAACCCTTATTATCTGAAAGCTTTAAAATCCCTAACAAAGGAGACAGAGGATGACAAAGTTTACACTTAAATtggacaaaatatttcatttaaacagaAAGATGATTCACTTTGAATTAATGCAATTTGTTTCTCATTCttgttttactgaaataaaaagcTGGCTTCTGTAAAAGAGCCACTTTCACTTTCCTGCTACTCTCACTTTCATATGCCATAATAAACGTATCCAAACAGCCTGCCCAGGTAAGAAAAGTGAGCTTTCTGCATGGACTGATGCTCAGCAGCTACCTGCTATCACATCCAGGGACCAGGCTTTCTCGAGTGGCCACAAACTGTCACACAGGAGAGCTTCTCCATTCAATTAATGTCACACAAAGCTGTCGGTGTGAGGCCGGTTTTTCTTACCAGAAGAAAATCTTGGAGAGAAGATTAGCTGAAGCCGACGGATTATCCTTTGCCTCCTTCCGCAGAGGTTCCATGGCTCCAACAGGTCGAGCGAGCCGAGGACTTTCTCTCTGCAGGCTGTGTGGCACAGAGGGGATAATATCGATAAACACTcagaggaagaaacaccgacagAACAGCTGCTTTAAACGCCAATGTCAGTCAATATTACACCTACCGACATCCAGGGTAGGATTACCACTGGAGGCTGTCAGCCGGTTTGGCAGTGAGGTGAGCGCGCCGTGCGTAACCCCGCCCATTGCGCAGGGATTGGCTGGCAGAAGTCTCCATCACTCCCCAAATTTACTGAGTCCATCAACTCCACTCTTTCCTATCCGTTTCCTCTAAAAGAGGCAAGTGTATTATATTAGAGTGTGTAATGTGCTGCATATTTTGCTTTCCTCCCCTCGAAACATTCCGCATATTGCAGCATGTATATGATGTTGTTGGAGGTGCAGATCtaaaaatgagtttaaagttgTCCACATTGACCCAAAAGCTGTCCAAATGGATTTGAGAATTTTACACTGACCCAAAAATTGTCCAAGCAGAAttgaaagttgtccaaaatatcaaaaatctgtTCCAGGTGACAAAGAAGTTGTCAGAAATTAGATTAAacttgtccacaatgactcaaacactgtgccaaaaaaaaaaaaaaaatgttcaaaacacattttcaaacattcactAATATGAAGCTTTTATATGTGGCCATTTGAGGTGGAGGTCATTTTAATTATCTTGTATTCTCATGAAAAATACATAGTCAAAGAATAAATCAgttggggggggtggggggtgttcTTCCTATCGAAATCACCATCGGTGGAAAATAACCAGGTAAATTCAAGTATAATTGAACGCAGTTATATTTATACATTGGCAGTTCCTATATGCCATTTCAAGCCACCTAACATAGTAAGATGAAGACCACTCAacattagagaaaaaaaaaacaacaaacccaAACAATTCCCTTCAAGCAAGCCCTTAAACAGCAGCGAAAAGTcaaaagaaaatcacatttcaaCACAAAGAAACTTCTGGCAGTACTAGGCTCAGGGAGAGTGGCCATTTGCCTCCACCAGCTGGAGTGAGTCtaaaagggagagagaaaaagatagCAAGGAGATATGAATATACAGTGGACAGACAGaaatatgcttttatttaaGAGTTGTGGCTGCCTTTGCGATTTGGAGTTTTACATTAAGATTTTATAGGGTTTTAAAcatatataaaacatacaagctgTTACGTTCTGTGGCAAAGAACAAAACATGATAAGACTATACTAAATAGAATATAAAGCCatttatttaacaaacaaatggatgtaacaaaacaaagaatttaAGAATCAATCAAACATAGTCCACTAAACAGAAGATGAACCAAACATACTTCtctaaacagaagaaaaaacccAAACTACACAAGATGTGGGAGATCCAGCCAGGTGGGAAGCCAGAGACAGACTGACTGCCCTGAGCAGTGCTTTGCAGTCTTAGACCAGGGGCCACACCCACTTCCTTCCAGGTGCAAGCAATCCTGCCTGATGATTCCTTCCACAGCACCAGGACTTGGAGGaacctcctccatccatccatcacacCCCCCCGTGTAACACAGAGGTACCACCGCTGACCCTGTAAGacagaaagaaccaaaaaacaaacaaaaaaaaatgaaacaccaGCCTACTATAATTAGACTAGTCCATCCTCTATTTGTTCATAAACCATTAAGTATATACACTTTACAGAAGATATTCCATTCTTACAAACTGCAGACTatccaaaaaacaaataaaatttatataACACATCACACATAGTGGATTCTCTCCCTCCCCCACCCAGTTACCTCACCAACGCTCCACATTCCTATGACCCAGCAACTTTGGATCCAGAAGAAGCACCTTTAAGAGAACACAGGAACGAGACCATGAGATTCAAACAGGATAGGAGAAGAACATAGAAGCCAACTGTGCTTCACTGTACAGGTGCACGAGACAACGCATCTGCCACCTTGTTGTCTCTGCCCTTAATGTGACGGATCTCTAGATGATACGGTTGCAAGAATAATGCCCACCGCATCAGTCTTTGGTTTGGATTCTGTAATGATTTCAAAAAAAACTAATGGATGATGGTCAGTATAAACAACCAGCTTGAAACCTGATCCAACATAAACATCAAAATGCTGCAGTGCTAAAATCAAAGCCAATGCTTCTTTTTCTATGACTGAGTAATGGTGTTGGTACCCTTTGAATTTCTTCGGCAAGAAACACACAGGTTTCTCAACACCCTTTTCATCTGCCTGCAACAATACAGCACCAGCCCCTACATCACTAGCATCCACCTGCAGTGTGAAGGAATGGTCCAACCGAGGAGCTGCAAGCACTGGAGCTGAGGACAACAGCTCATTCACCTGGGTAAACGCCTGTTGACAGATGGGAGACCAGACATATTTAACATCATTCTTCAACAAATCAGTC
This DNA window, taken from Amphiprion ocellaris isolate individual 3 ecotype Okinawa chromosome 11, ASM2253959v1, whole genome shotgun sequence, encodes the following:
- the LOC118470435 gene encoding uncharacterized protein LOC118470435; its protein translation is MCLVLTGKAQEVYSSMSAEEFKSYIKKEVEIAVQEELPVWGVHIILGNDLVPDGCLWPDDKRPVCASQNPTLVQIEQQQLPCHPVAAPLGGVVETPVSMQTDLSCSLDSVKVTVLGPEVPPVGAQQPDEGEDVSSTVCAVTRAMAAALPYDLVQEQKKDSSLKDLYALVVPSNLAFTQVNELLSSAPVLAAPRLDHSFTLQVDASDVGAGAVLLQADEKGVEKPVCFLPKKFKGCFFWIQSCWVIGMWSVGEGQRWYLCVTRGGVMDGWRRFLQVLVLWKESSGRIACTWKEVGVAPGLRLQSTAQGSQSVSGFPPGWISHILCSLGFFFCLEKLTPAGGGKWPLSLSLVLPEVSLC